In Bacillus weihaiensis, the genomic stretch CCTTAACGCTCTTTTTTCAAAAAATTAAACTTTAAAAATATCAGTTAACTAAATTTAGTAGACATTTTTAAACAATTTTCGAAAATAAACTTTATACTTTACTATATTGCATCCTTGCCTTTTATGAAGGCGGTTGCAATACATATCATTTCCATATAATATCATACTAGAAAAACGCTCATTACAAAACGGTCTACTTGTTATTAAAACATAATTACCTTATTCTTTGTGAACATTTTATGAAGTATTTATGTCGAAATTGTGAAGTTGGATCTTTCCTTCTATATTATGACGTTTCTATTTTATCATAAAATAGGAACACATACTTAGGAAAAAAAAGTAATTCACTAACTAGTTTGCTGAAAGCTATTAGTTTAGTCTTAAATTGCAGAGTTTAGACACTTATAAATACAAATGTACTGAATGAATACTTTCTTACTACCTTTTCATTTAGTTTAACTAGTAGTGAGATCAATCCATCTAGGCTTTCTAATATCTAATAACTTTGTGAACATTTAGTCTTAGTTATTGTCTTTTCGTTCGACATTGTGTACGATCGATTAGTATGACTTATGAACTTATTATTTTACAACATAAGTAGGTGAACATTTTGCAACGTGCTCTAAAGTGGTTTGCTGTTTTTACAACAATCATCATGTTACTCGTCTTAATTGGTGGTGCTTTAGTTACAAAAACCGAGTCTGGTGCAGGGTGTGGGGATTCATGGCCTTTATGTCATGGAGAAATTATACCAAGTGAAATCACATTTGAGCTTGTCATTGAATTAAGCCATCGTCTTGTAAGCGGTCTTGCTGGACTTGCTGTTTTGGTTCTTTCAGTATGGGCATGGAGAACAATAGGTCATATTAGAGAAACTAAGTTTTTAAGTATATTGTCCTTTTTCTTCTTAGTCCTCCAAGCATTGATTGGTGCAGCAGCAGTAAAATGGGGACAATCCGATGCCGTTCTAGCTCTACATTTTGGTATTTCTCTTATTTCATTTGCATCTGTATTATTATTAACACTATTGATATTTGAGGTAGATAAGAAATTTGATGCCAGGTCTCTTCTTATTAGCAAAGAGATGAAATTTCATATGGTTGGTATTATCCTATACTCTTATGTAGTCGTTTACACAGGTGCTTATGTAAGACATAAAGGAGCGAGTCTAGCGTGTCCTGAGTGGCCTATATGTAGTGGTCGCGCTAACGGACTTCCCACAACTTTACATGAATGGATACAAATGGGACATCGATTCGCTGCAGGACTAATCTTTCTTTGGATTACATATGCGGCTTGGCGTGCTATTAGATCCTATAAACATCAGCGTGTTGTTTACTGGGGCTGGATTATAGCCTTCTGTTTAGTATCATTCCAAGTGACAACAGGAGCGTTAGTTGTTCTAACTGGTTTGAATTTATTTGTCTCATTGGCACACGCCTTAATTATTTCATGTCTTTTCGGTCTTTTAAGCTACTTTTTATTATTAGTTAGCCGTAGTAACGCACAAGCTGATGTGTTCTCTTCAAAGAACTCATCAATTCCGAAAAAAGAGGAAACGTTATAATAAACGTTCCCTCTTTTTTATTTCACTTCATTTCCCCTACCTCTTCAAACATCCTTATTGCCTTCTTACGTTGCTCCTTATGGTCTACTGTCGGATAAGGATAATCCTTTCCAATAATGCAACCCTTACTTGTTTGTTCCATCTCATTCATCTTCCACGGTTCATGAATATACTTCGTTTCGACATTTTTTAATTCATTCATAAAATTTCTAATATATTTTCCTTCTGGATCAAATTTCTTAGATTGTGTAATAGGATTAAAAACTCTAAAATAAGGGACGGCATCGGTGCCAACTGATGCACACCATTGCCAGCTGCCAATATTAATACATTCATCATAGTCTATCAGCTTTTTTGAAAAATACTCCGCTCCTAAACGCCAATCAATTAAATAA encodes the following:
- a CDS encoding COX15/CtaA family protein, coding for MQRALKWFAVFTTIIMLLVLIGGALVTKTESGAGCGDSWPLCHGEIIPSEITFELVIELSHRLVSGLAGLAVLVLSVWAWRTIGHIRETKFLSILSFFFLVLQALIGAAAVKWGQSDAVLALHFGISLISFASVLLLTLLIFEVDKKFDARSLLISKEMKFHMVGIILYSYVVVYTGAYVRHKGASLACPEWPICSGRANGLPTTLHEWIQMGHRFAAGLIFLWITYAAWRAIRSYKHQRVVYWGWIIAFCLVSFQVTTGALVVLTGLNLFVSLAHALIISCLFGLLSYFLLLVSRSNAQADVFSSKNSSIPKKEETL